AGGCGACCTGAACTTCGGTTTCCAGATGCATCGGCAGCAGATCGACCGCGTCAACCAGCGCATGATCTACATCCTGAGCATCCTGAATCAGGGCATCGACACGCTGGACTTCGATACCAAGCAGACCATTGAAATCGATCGCGAGGAAGCCGAATGGGTCGCTGACGAGGAGGCGCTCAAGCAACTGTGGCGTCAGCAGCTGCAGGACGAGATTCTTCGCCTGAAACTGGCCGGACGCGAGGAGCAGGCGATCGGCGAACTGTTGGAGAAGCGTTACAAGAACCAGCAGGCGCGTCTGGCACAGACCCGCAGCGAAGATGTGTTCCAGAACTATATCAACGCATTGGCTCAGGTCTACGACCCGCATACCCAGTACATGTCGCCGGAAAGTGCGGAAAACTTCGACATCAACATGAGCCTGTCCCTTGAAGGGATCGGCGCGGTGCTGCAAAGCGACGATGAATTTACCAAGATCGTCCGCCTGGTACCCGCTGGCCCTGCTGCGAAAAGCCAGCAACTGGCCCCGGCCGACCGTATCGTGGGCGTCGCACAGAACGAAGGCGAAATGATCGATGTGGTCGGCTGGCGTCTCGACGAGGTAGTCAAGCTGATTCGCGGCCCCAAGGGCTCCAGCGTGCGACTGGAAGTCATCCCTGCAGCGAACCCGAAAACCGACATGACCAGCCGCGTGGTGGAGCTGGTACGCGAGTCGGTGAAACTCGAGGATCAGGCAGCCAAATCGGAAGTGCTGGATTTCAGTGAACAGGGTCGCGATTACCGCATCGGCGTCATCGAGGTTCCCGGTTTCTATATTGACTTCAAAGCCTATCGCCGCGGCGATCCGGATTACCGCAGCACTACCCGTGATGTACGCAAGCTGCTCTCCGAGCTGCAGGAAGAGAACGTTGACGCCATCGTCCTGGATCTGCGCAACAACGGCGGTGGTTCATTGCAGGAAGCCACTGAACTGACAGGGCTGTTCATTGAACAGGGACCCACGGTGCTCGTGCGCGATGCGCAGGGTCAGGTCCAGGTCCTTGATGACCCCGACTCAGGGGTGGCGTACACAGGCCCGCTGGCGGTAATGGTAAACCGGCTGTCTGCGTCGGCTTCCGAGATTTTTGCCGGCGCCATGCAGGATTACGGTCGCGCGCTCATCGTTGGCGAGCCAACGTTCGGCAAAGGCACGGTTCAGTCGATACAACCGCTCAACCATGGCGAACTGAAACTGACACTGGCCAAGTTCTATCGCGTATCCGGCCAGAGCACCCAGCACCGCGGTGTGGTGCCGGACATCGGTTTTCCCTCGCTGCTTGAGACCACGGATATCGGTGAGAGCAGCCTGCCCCGCGCGCTCCCCTGGGATACCATCAAGCCGGTTCCATACCGGATGGAATCGCAGCTCGAATCGCTGATCGAGCCACTGACGGCGCGACATAGCCGCCGTGCCTCGGACGATCCGGACTTCACATACACGCTGGCTCGAATCGAGCTGGACAAGGCCATGAAGGAGCGCAAGGTGTTGCCGCTCAATGAAACGCTACGCCGCGAGGACCAGAAGGATCTCGAATCGAGGCTCCTGACTCTAGAAAATACGCGTCGCAAGGCCAAGGGCGAGGAGCCGCTGGAATCGCTCGAGAAGGAAGACCCGTTTCTGGAGGCAGGCAACAACCCGCTGGCCGAGCCAGTGGACGAGAAAGACAAGGAAGACGATCCGTTCCTGGCGGAGACAGGTCATATCCTGATCGATCTGCTGCAGCTGAAAGAACAGGTTGCCAACGCCAGCTGAACCAAATAGTCATCAGATCGCAATAATACCGGCTCACACTCGCTCGACACGATGCCTGTGAGTGCGAGCCGGGCTGCGACGCACACCGGGCAGATTCCTTCTTGTTCCCGGTACATTCATGACTGTCCTCGAGCAGCGCTACGCCCTAGAGCAAATTCTTGCCGATGAGGCTACCTCCGTTCTGTTTCAACCGATCGCCTCGACTGTCGAGCGGCGTATAGTCGGGTACGAAGCCCTCAGCCGAGGACCATCCAATAGCTCGCTGCACTCTCCCCTTACGCTGTTCGCTGCAGCGAGACATTGGGGCATGCTCTCCGAGCTCGAAGCTTTGTGCCGCAAGCGCGCGATACGCCGCTTCGTTGAGCTGGGCCTTCCCGGCAGGCTGTTTCTCAACGTCTCACCTGAGACACTGCTCGAACATCAGCACACGCGCGGGCTGACGCTGAAGGCGCTGGAGGAAACGGGTCTGTCCGCGTCCCGCGTGGTGATCGAACTGACCGAGCAATCACCCATCGATAATTTCGAGCTGCTTCAGACTGCTCTGCAGCATTATCGGACCATGGGATTTTCGATCGCGCTGGACGACCTGGGTGCCGGCTATTCCAGCTTGCGTCTCTGGTCACAGCTGCACCCGGAATTCGTCAAGATTGATCGCCACTTCATTGATGGCATCCATCGTGACAGCGTCAAGCGTGAGTTCGTCGGCAGCATTCTCAACATGGCCAAGGCGTCCCAGGCGCATGTGATTGCCGAGGGGATAGAGTGTGCTGAGGAGCTGGGTGTGCTCGAGGACATGGGCGTGGACTGGGTACAGGGGTACTGGCTGGGCCGGCCCGAAGCCAAGCCAGCCAAATGTGATCGCGACATCATTGAGCGCCTCGCGCAGAGGGATCCGCGGACCGGGCAGGAACAGACCCTCCACGGGTTGCTACTGGATATCCCGCCCATCACCCGGCGTGAAACCGTGGCGCAGGTGCTGGCGCGCTTCCAGCAGCAGCCTAGCCTGAATAGTCTGGCGGTGGTTGATGAGGCAGGACGCCCGGTCGGCACAGTTCACGGGTACCAGCTGAGCCAGACCATGCTGAAGCCTTTCGCCCACGAGCTGTATGCACGCAAGCCGATTGAAAAGCTCATGGATCGGGACTATCTGGCGATCGACGTCAAACAGAGCCTGCAGCGAGTCAGCCGTCTGCTTACGAGTCGAGCGCGGCAGCGGCTGGAAGAGGACTTCATACTCGTCGACCGCGATCACTATATAGGACTGGGGCGTGTGATTGACGTGCTGCGACAAATCACCGAGCTGAAAGTCCGCCAGGCGCGCCATGCCAACCCGCTAACACTCTTGCCCGGGAATGTCCCGATTCAGGACTGTATTGGCAAGACCCTGGCCAACCGGCAAGCGGCCACACTCTGCTATGTCGACCTCGATTCATTCAAACCCTTCAACGATCTTTATGGATACGGCAAGGGGGATGAAGTCCTGCTCGGGCTGGCGCAAATATTGCGAGAAGCATGCGATCCCCGCTGTGACTTCGTGGGCCATATCGGCGGAGACGATTTCATGCTGGTCTTGCAGAGCCAGAACTGGCGAGCGCGACTGACAGCGGCTGGCGACCAATTCGCGCTTTTCTGCAAAGGTATCTACCGTGAGGAACATTCGAGCGCCGGATTCTTCCTGGCGCCTGATCGGCATGGCGACTGGCGCCGGCATGACCTGCTGGCACTGTCGATTGGCGTCGTCCATCTCTCCGGCGAAGCCATTCCCGGGATCGGACCAGCCGCTGTCGCAGAGCTCGCCTCGTACGCCAAGCAGCAGGCAAAGCGATCTTCGGGTTTCAGCATCTTCGAATGTCGGGTCGCAGAGCACCCCGTAGAGAGCGCCGTTGCGATGGAATAGGGTTACCCACAGGTTCTGTGGATAAGTCTGTTCACAACTTCTGGGAAACGGGGGCCAAGCCTTATGGAAGCTGGTGCAAAGGTGAATCGAGCATTTTTTGCTCAAAAACAAAAACCTTTAAAATCAGCGACTTGGGTTTATCAGACAAATGGGACGAAATACCGGGGAAATGTGTTGAGTGTTACCGTCTGCTGTGCATAACGGTAACACCCTGTCTTTAATACTGGTGCGCGACTGGCTGCAGAGTGTTACTCGTCCGCAGGGGATTCGCCCTCTGCTTCCGCTTCGCCTTCCGCGTCGCCGCCTTCGATGCCCAATAGCTCCATGTCGAACACCAGCACGGAGTTCGGCGGGATCACCGGGCTCGGGCTGCGCTCACCATAGGCAAGGTCGCTAGGGATCGTAACCTTCCACTTGTCACCCACCTGCATCAACTGAAGCGCTTCAACCCAGCCGGGGATGACCCCACTCACAGGAAGATCAACCGGCTCACCACGGCTCAGGGAGCTGTCGAAAACAGTGCCATCCACCAGCTTGCCTTCGTAGTGCACGGTCACGACATCATCGGCATCCGGTTTCGCCGCGCCGTCGGCACCCGACTCGATTACCTCGTACTGCAGGCCCGAATCGGTGACAGTAACGCCTTCACGCTCGGCGTTTTCGGTCAGATATTTTTCGTTGGCTTCGCGGGTTTCGTTGACGAGACCTGCCGCGCGCTCTTCGGCACGCGTTTGCAGTTCGGTGAACGCCTGGCGAAGTTCTTCCTCACCAATGCGCGGCTCCTTCTTCTCGAGCGAGTCCTGCATACCCAGCGCAAGGGCTTGCGGGTCGATGTCATCGAGGCCGTCCTGCAAGAGGCTTTCGCCCATGTTCAGACCGATGCCGTAGGATGCTTGCTGGATGGAGGTTTCAAGTTCTGGTTCTTTTTCACCGCAACCGACGAGAGTCAATGCGCTAAGTGCAACGCTGGCTGCCAGCAGATTTCGCTTCATGCTTACCTCGATCGAACACGCCACAAGGGCAGAAAATAAAGACCGAAGCTTAACAGGGCAGGATGCGTGAGCGCTACCGGATAGGCCAAAGAATGCCAACCGGGGCGAGTATGCGTGTGGAATGTGTCACAGGAGGGAAAAATGGCGCAGCGGACGGGACTCGAACCCGCGACCCCCGGCGTGACAGGCCGGTATTCTAACCGACTGAACTACCGCTGCGCATTACCTCGAGTGGTGGGTGATGACGGGATCGAACCGCCGACCCTCTGCTTGTAAGGCAGATGCTCTCCCAGCTGAGCTAATCACCCATTTGCTCTCGAAGTGGGGCGCATTCTAGGCAGCTTTGAACGGCGTGGCAATACCTTTTTTGAAAAAAATCCGACTCTTTTTCAATACGTTATTTGCGCTTCCATGCACTGGTCGGCAGGGACGCTCTCAGGCAATATGCCAAACCCTCCCCCGGGCGCGTGCTTACTCCGCTGGCCGGCGGGATATTGATTTCGCAACATAGGATGGTACTCATGTGGTTTCGCAATCTGCTTTTCTATCGCTTCAGCCAGAACGTGCCCTTCGACGAGGCCGCATTGCTCGCTGCGCTGGAGCAGCGCCCTGCTCGACCCTGCGCTAGCCAGGAAACCCACACCATGGGTTGGACGACGCCGTTTGGCCGCCACTCGGAAAATCTCCTGCAGGTAGCGGACGGATATTGGTTGGTAGCGTTGCGCAAGGAAGAGAGAATTCTTCCGGGCAGCGTCATCAAGGATGCTCTGGCAGAAAAAGTCGAAGAAATAGAAGCCCGTGATGCCCGCAAGGTGTACAAGAAAGAGCGCGACACGCTGAAAGACGAGATCGTCATGTCGCTGCTGCCACGAGCATTCACACGCATGCAGACCACGCTGGCGTGCATTGCACCGAAGGAAGGCTGGATCGCCGTCGACTCGTCGAGCAACAAGCGCGCCGAAGATCTGCTCAACATGCTTCGGGAGAGCACCGGCAGCCTTCCGGTCAGACCTCTTAATGTAAAGATGGCTCCTGCCGCCTGCATGACTGACTGGGTGAAACAGGGTTCCGCCCCCGAAGGCCTGGTGATCGGCGACGAATGTGAGCTGCGTGACACCCATGAGGACGGCGGGGTGATCCGCTGCAAACGTCAGGATCTCGGCAGCGACGAGATCCAGCAGCACCTCACGGTAGGCAAGCAGGTGAGTCAGCTCGCTCTTGCATGGCAGGAAAAGGTCAGTCTTACGCTGGACGACAAGATCACCGTAAAACGCCTGCGGTTCGAGGAATTGCTCCGCGACGAAGCGGACGATCAGGCGGGAGATGATATGGCCAGTCAGATGGATGCCAGTTTCATCATCATGGCTCGGACGCTTTCCGAATTGCTTCCCGCCCTGACCTCTGCATTGGGTGGAGAGGACATTCCACAGGGCGTGTAACCCGATCGGCTATCCACAGAATCTGTGGACAAGTATGTGGATAGCCGCTGAAATTTCCTCGCCAATGCTTGATAGACGGGGCGCTACCTTAACTTGATCAATTTTTAACCAGATTTAAAGTCTTTTAAATCAATTAGTTAGCGAAGACAGGCTCGTTAAGCAGAGTCCCTGAGGTCGAAATTTCTCATGCCGGCGCGGGACGACGTCCTGTGTACAATGTCAAGCCCAAGCGCCAAAAAATGTTTCTCGGGCTGACCTCGGAGTCGCGCTCTCAGTTGGGGGATGACTCCAGCCAGGCCCGCGCATCCTTGGCCGCTTCGGTCCGTGCGTAGTGGCGCGTGACATAGCGCATCCGAGCCGCAGCTGTTGCTGCATCCCCCGTGCCGGCCTCCAGCTGGGCGAGTTCGAACTCTGCTCTGGCCATGCCTTCGAGAATTCGCTGAAGACGGGGCGCAACCTCGCTGCGGTACTGAGAATCCGGATACTCCCTGACGAAGCCAACCAATGCCGCGTGCGCTGTACGTCCGGTCTGCAGGCGCTGCTGGGCATCCTGTGCAGCGGCTTCGAAGCGCATGAACTCGGAAAGCGCGGCAAGATATGCCGCGTAATCACGGTGAGGAGGCGCGGCGTAACGCTGCTCATAGCCAGACAGCAGCTGATCCACCAGATCAAGTTCTCCCTGCTGCAGACAGACATACGCCGCCTCCTGCTCCAGCTCAGGCTGTTTCAGGGAGAGTGTTTGCTGCACCAGCCTGGCGTCACAGCCGCCAAGGCCGAGTTTGGCGCGTACATCAGCCAGATCTGCGGAGCGCTGGGCGTCGTTCTGCCCCGTCGCCGCGCAACCGCTCAAACCGACAAGTACCGTCAGCAGTAATCCTGTGCGCTTCACCGCCTTACCTCCGTTGAGTCGCCCATTGTTTTACTGAAGGCGGGCGCGCCATCGCACCCACCCTTCCTGATCAGGCCTCCCAAGCAGACCCAGGCCCTGCGCGAGTGCTGGTTGCGCATCAGCCCTCGCCCGCAGCCTGGCATCGATATGCATCGGCTGGGCGGGCCGCCACCGGGCCGTGCCGCCGAGCCCCAACGGGCCGCTGCCCTCGTCCGACAAGCGTAACATCAGCCAACCATCCTCGGCGTCGAGATCCGCCGCCAGATGCCCCAGCGGAAACGGCTGCGGCAGACCGCCGGCGGCATCCTGCCAGACCACCCGACCTTCGGCCGCTTCGACACGTTCGAAATCGTTCAGCTGCAACACCGGGACATCGAACAACCAGGTCCCCCCCAATACAAAGGGGGCCTTGTTAAGTGCCGCCATGGTCGCGGCATCCAGCCTGCCAGTAATCCGTTCCAGGCGGAGCGAGCCGATGCCCGCCTTGAGATCAGCATCGATGCGTCCATTGCGGGGCAGCCAGGATATGTCCAGGCCCAACCGCCCGACGAAGGCCTGTCGGGGCTGCCACGACCAGAGCAAGGCACCCTGCTCGATGCCGCCCACGCGCATGTTGCGCACCTGTCCAGACCAGACCGTGCCGGTCAGGCCGCTGAGATCGACCTTGGCGGGCAGCCGCGGCGCGACCAGCGCCCATGCCATGCTGGCCGGGATATGCCAGATCAGGGAGCCGACGAACAACAGCGCGGCCGTTACACCGATTACCCGATTGCTGATCCTGAAGGCCATCACCGAGGCTCCACGAGAACGCGAGCCGACACCATACCCGCCTCGCCCCGAGCGTCCACCGCCAACTGGCTCACCTTCAGACCGTGACGCTGTTCCAGTTGTCCTAGCCAGGCGATCATCCGGTCGAAACCGACCTCATCGAACCACAGCCGGGCCCCCTGTCCTTCCGGCTGGACACGTTCGATATCGGACTTGATTCCCGAGGCGTTGGCGGCCACTTCAACCAGAGTCAGCACCGATCCGCCGGCTGCCGAAGCGCCGGCGGCTTGGCTACTCTGGGCTGCCCGCCGGCGCACCTGATCCGAAACCTGCTCCATCCAGCCGAGGTCGGCCTGCAGTGCAGCAACCTCGCTTCTCAGATCGGCGCGTCCTTTGGCGATCGGCTCCCACACCCATAGCCACAGGATCAATACCAGGAGCACCGCCAGCCCGCCGCCAAGGATGGCGCGCTCACGGGGTGCAAGGCCCGCCCACCAGGTCTTCATGATTCACCTCTCTCGATCTTGAGTCGCGCCGTTACACCCTCTGCGCCGGAGTCCGCCCCCTGCAGGTTTTCCCGCAACCCCGGCTTTTCTGCCAGGCTCTCTCGTATCGCTTCCAGATCGGCGAATGAGCGCAACTGCAATTCAATTTCCACCTCGGCGGGGGTAGCCCTGAACTGTGTGACCCGGCCCCGCTCGCCGGAACTGGTCAAGGCGAGCGCCTCATACAACAGCGGTCCCATACTGCTCCCGGCACCCTGCCCGGCAGACCCATCGAGTGCCTGACGAAACTGCTCGACCGGATCCACACGTCTCGAATTGGGAAGCGTCTGATCGAAGAGAGCGTCAATGTCCGCGCGAAGCCGATCACGTTCATTACTCAGTATCAGCCACTCGGAAACCAGCTGGGCAGCCAGCACGGCCAGCAACAGCCCGGCAGCAATGGCCACTCCGCGCAGCTTGCGCCACGGAGGTGCCCCGGCTCCGCCGGAATAGGGCTGTACCAGCAGGTTCATCGGTGGTAGCGGCTTCGCGCACCGCGCGAGCAGCGTCGCTAGCGGGACCGGTCGCTGAGCCGATTCGGTAATCGTGTCGGCGTCCTGCATGCCCAAACGGTCCAGCGACAGTCCCAGCAGTTCAACCTGGCGGTCTTCGGCATCCCGCTCGGCAAGCGAGCGCTGCAACCAGAAGCCCGCCAGGCTGCGTTCCACGATGGCCGGTTCGCGATCAGCCGAGGTGACGATGATCTGCTCCTCACTGCTGGGCCACGGTGATGCCTGCGCACGCAGGCCCGCGTCCGGCAGTTGCTCGGCGTAGAGCGCCGCGACGGGAATGAAGGCTTCGACTCGCCAACCAGCATCGTCGAACCAGCCCAGCCACATGCGCATGCTTTCGTGCTCGACGACCGCGGCGGCGACCTTGCCATCGGCCCGGCGCGAACCCGCGACGAAATGCAGCTCGTCAAGCTCCTGGCCCAGACTGTCTTCCAGCGCGAATGGCAGCGCTGCGCGGATCGCCGACTGACGTTTCACCGGCATCGGCAAACGATACAGCGTGACCGCAGACGATGGCACCAGACCCCGGATACGCTCAGCCGGAAAGCGTGACCGCAACTCCGGCAGTGCATGCGCGCCGCTGTCGAGAATGCTGCCGTCCTTGTCCAGCCGCCACCAG
Above is a window of Halopseudomonas nanhaiensis DNA encoding:
- a CDS encoding carboxy terminal-processing peptidase, which codes for MKASHSLRKTCLTALLALGSSISVAADKLPVLDVESLKPTREQTIASLNTVELLRRHHYNKMSLDDELSSEVFDTYLRQLDPQRSLFTARDIAEFEKNRHNLDDMLLAGDLNFGFQMHRQQIDRVNQRMIYILSILNQGIDTLDFDTKQTIEIDREEAEWVADEEALKQLWRQQLQDEILRLKLAGREEQAIGELLEKRYKNQQARLAQTRSEDVFQNYINALAQVYDPHTQYMSPESAENFDINMSLSLEGIGAVLQSDDEFTKIVRLVPAGPAAKSQQLAPADRIVGVAQNEGEMIDVVGWRLDEVVKLIRGPKGSSVRLEVIPAANPKTDMTSRVVELVRESVKLEDQAAKSEVLDFSEQGRDYRIGVIEVPGFYIDFKAYRRGDPDYRSTTRDVRKLLSELQEENVDAIVLDLRNNGGGSLQEATELTGLFIEQGPTVLVRDAQGQVQVLDDPDSGVAYTGPLAVMVNRLSASASEIFAGAMQDYGRALIVGEPTFGKGTVQSIQPLNHGELKLTLAKFYRVSGQSTQHRGVVPDIGFPSLLETTDIGESSLPRALPWDTIKPVPYRMESQLESLIEPLTARHSRRASDDPDFTYTLARIELDKAMKERKVLPLNETLRREDQKDLESRLLTLENTRRKAKGEEPLESLEKEDPFLEAGNNPLAEPVDEKDKEDDPFLAETGHILIDLLQLKEQVANAS
- the gspM gene encoding type II secretion system protein GspM; this encodes MKTWWAGLAPRERAILGGGLAVLLVLILWLWVWEPIAKGRADLRSEVAALQADLGWMEQVSDQVRRRAAQSSQAAGASAAGGSVLTLVEVAANASGIKSDIERVQPEGQGARLWFDEVGFDRMIAWLGQLEQRHGLKVSQLAVDARGEAGMVSARVLVEPR
- the gspL gene encoding type II secretion system protein GspL, translated to MLIVLLPESTNVTAPSAAPWHWWRLDKDGSILDSGAHALPELRSRFPAERIRGLVPSSAVTLYRLPMPVKRQSAIRAALPFALEDSLGQELDELHFVAGSRRADGKVAAAVVEHESMRMWLGWFDDAGWRVEAFIPVAALYAEQLPDAGLRAQASPWPSSEEQIIVTSADREPAIVERSLAGFWLQRSLAERDAEDRQVELLGLSLDRLGMQDADTITESAQRPVPLATLLARCAKPLPPMNLLVQPYSGGAGAPPWRKLRGVAIAAGLLLAVLAAQLVSEWLILSNERDRLRADIDALFDQTLPNSRRVDPVEQFRQALDGSAGQGAGSSMGPLLYEALALTSSGERGRVTQFRATPAEVEIELQLRSFADLEAIRESLAEKPGLRENLQGADSGAEGVTARLKIERGES
- a CDS encoding GGDEF domain-containing protein gives rise to the protein MTVLEQRYALEQILADEATSVLFQPIASTVERRIVGYEALSRGPSNSSLHSPLTLFAAARHWGMLSELEALCRKRAIRRFVELGLPGRLFLNVSPETLLEHQHTRGLTLKALEETGLSASRVVIELTEQSPIDNFELLQTALQHYRTMGFSIALDDLGAGYSSLRLWSQLHPEFVKIDRHFIDGIHRDSVKREFVGSILNMAKASQAHVIAEGIECAEELGVLEDMGVDWVQGYWLGRPEAKPAKCDRDIIERLAQRDPRTGQEQTLHGLLLDIPPITRRETVAQVLARFQQQPSLNSLAVVDEAGRPVGTVHGYQLSQTMLKPFAHELYARKPIEKLMDRDYLAIDVKQSLQRVSRLLTSRARQRLEEDFILVDRDHYIGLGRVIDVLRQITELKVRQARHANPLTLLPGNVPIQDCIGKTLANRQAATLCYVDLDSFKPFNDLYGYGKGDEVLLGLAQILREACDPRCDFVGHIGGDDFMLVLQSQNWRARLTAAGDQFALFCKGIYREEHSSAGFFLAPDRHGDWRRHDLLALSIGVVHLSGEAIPGIGPAAVAELASYAKQQAKRSSGFSIFECRVAEHPVESAVAME
- a CDS encoding type II secretion system protein N, producing the protein MAFRISNRVIGVTAALLFVGSLIWHIPASMAWALVAPRLPAKVDLSGLTGTVWSGQVRNMRVGGIEQGALLWSWQPRQAFVGRLGLDISWLPRNGRIDADLKAGIGSLRLERITGRLDAATMAALNKAPFVLGGTWLFDVPVLQLNDFERVEAAEGRVVWQDAAGGLPQPFPLGHLAADLDAEDGWLMLRLSDEGSGPLGLGGTARWRPAQPMHIDARLRARADAQPALAQGLGLLGRPDQEGWVRWRARLQ
- the rdgC gene encoding recombination-associated protein RdgC, which translates into the protein MWFRNLLFYRFSQNVPFDEAALLAALEQRPARPCASQETHTMGWTTPFGRHSENLLQVADGYWLVALRKEERILPGSVIKDALAEKVEEIEARDARKVYKKERDTLKDEIVMSLLPRAFTRMQTTLACIAPKEGWIAVDSSSNKRAEDLLNMLRESTGSLPVRPLNVKMAPAACMTDWVKQGSAPEGLVIGDECELRDTHEDGGVIRCKRQDLGSDEIQQHLTVGKQVSQLALAWQEKVSLTLDDKITVKRLRFEELLRDEADDQAGDDMASQMDASFIIMARTLSELLPALTSALGGEDIPQGV
- the bamD gene encoding outer membrane protein assembly factor BamD, with amino-acid sequence MKRTGLLLTVLVGLSGCAATGQNDAQRSADLADVRAKLGLGGCDARLVQQTLSLKQPELEQEAAYVCLQQGELDLVDQLLSGYEQRYAAPPHRDYAAYLAALSEFMRFEAAAQDAQQRLQTGRTAHAALVGFVREYPDSQYRSEVAPRLQRILEGMARAEFELAQLEAGTGDAATAAARMRYVTRHYARTEAAKDARAWLESSPN
- a CDS encoding FKBP-type peptidyl-prolyl cis-trans isomerase; the protein is MKRNLLAASVALSALTLVGCGEKEPELETSIQQASYGIGLNMGESLLQDGLDDIDPQALALGMQDSLEKKEPRIGEEELRQAFTELQTRAEERAAGLVNETREANEKYLTENAEREGVTVTDSGLQYEVIESGADGAAKPDADDVVTVHYEGKLVDGTVFDSSLSRGEPVDLPVSGVIPGWVEALQLMQVGDKWKVTIPSDLAYGERSPSPVIPPNSVLVFDMELLGIEGGDAEGEAEAEGESPADE